In Marinobacter antarcticus, one genomic interval encodes:
- a CDS encoding DUF3570 domain-containing protein, translating to MNHNKSGKPVGRALAAATCALLGVQATDSLAKGQPGEWDVETALLVYSETDDRVQAAEPVISATRNFDGERKLNLKLIADTLTGASPSGATPSELPQTYTSPSGNGSYEVAPGDAPLDDTFKDTRVAVSASWEAPINRDYAYSVGAYGSREYDYTSTAINGSLSRYFDNKNTTLTTGLSLGVDLVDPVGGAPIGLSRMPLNNNKSQADFDQEFAATRESDDTKTVVDALFGVTQVINRQTLMQFTYGVSYSSGYLTDPYKILSVIDDASGSNYGGNLIGGDGNSVYLYEHRPDTRLKHSLYWQTKYMLDNGDIMDGSYRFMIDDWGITSHTLDLKYRWRMGKSYLEPHFRYYLQSEADFYKRYLTASEYNSGAPALTDASADYRLGEMTGLTFGAKWGYRFDDDRELALRAEYMIQTNDGDQGFGKLAAQDLYPDTNAMWLQLSYSF from the coding sequence ATGAATCACAACAAGAGTGGTAAACCGGTAGGCCGCGCCCTGGCTGCAGCTACCTGCGCCCTGCTTGGGGTTCAGGCAACAGACAGCCTGGCAAAGGGACAACCCGGTGAATGGGATGTGGAGACCGCGCTGCTGGTGTATTCGGAAACTGATGATCGGGTTCAGGCCGCGGAGCCTGTTATCAGCGCGACCCGCAACTTTGACGGTGAGCGCAAACTGAATCTGAAGCTGATTGCCGACACACTCACCGGCGCATCGCCCTCTGGCGCAACGCCCAGTGAGCTTCCACAAACCTACACCAGTCCTTCTGGCAACGGCAGCTACGAAGTCGCGCCCGGAGATGCGCCTCTGGATGACACCTTCAAAGACACCCGGGTAGCCGTTTCCGCCAGTTGGGAGGCTCCGATAAACCGGGATTACGCCTACAGTGTGGGTGCCTATGGCTCCCGAGAGTATGACTACACTTCTACCGCGATAAACGGCAGTCTGTCCCGTTATTTCGATAACAAGAACACCACACTGACCACCGGGCTGTCACTGGGTGTGGATCTGGTGGATCCGGTTGGCGGCGCACCGATAGGGTTGTCTCGGATGCCGCTGAACAACAACAAAAGCCAGGCCGATTTCGATCAGGAGTTTGCCGCAACCCGTGAGAGCGATGACACCAAAACGGTGGTGGACGCCCTGTTCGGTGTCACACAGGTAATCAACCGCCAAACGCTGATGCAGTTCACCTACGGCGTCAGCTACTCCAGCGGTTATCTCACCGATCCTTATAAAATCCTGAGTGTGATTGATGACGCCAGCGGCTCCAATTACGGTGGAAATCTGATCGGCGGCGATGGTAATTCGGTGTACCTCTATGAGCACAGGCCTGACACCCGACTGAAACACTCATTGTACTGGCAAACCAAATACATGCTGGACAACGGGGATATCATGGACGGCTCCTACCGGTTCATGATCGATGACTGGGGCATCACCTCCCATACTCTTGATCTGAAATACCGGTGGCGGATGGGCAAAAGCTATCTCGAGCCCCACTTCCGTTACTACCTGCAGTCAGAAGCAGATTTCTACAAGCGCTATCTCACTGCAAGCGAGTACAACTCCGGCGCACCGGCTCTGACAGATGCCAGTGCGGACTACCGGCTTGGCGAGATGACCGGCCTGACGTTTGGTGCGAAATGGGGCTATCGCTTTGACGACGACCGAGAACTGGCACTTCGTGCTGAATACATGATTCAGACCAACGACGGCGACCAGGGCTTTGGCAAGCTGGCGGCTCAGGATCTGTATCCGGATACCAATGCCATGTGGCTGCAACTCAGCTATAGTTTCTGA
- a CDS encoding DUF4266 domain-containing protein, translated as MPDSRLFYRPLRQARRALMLTAFLAATLITAGCSNLGVKPWERDLLADPDMQLTVSGVDAGLDDHIYFSKEASSGGRGFGGGGCGCN; from the coding sequence ATGCCCGATAGCCGTTTATTTTATCGTCCGCTAAGGCAAGCCCGAAGGGCTCTGATGCTGACGGCATTTCTCGCTGCAACATTGATCACAGCCGGCTGCAGCAATCTGGGAGTGAAGCCTTGGGAGCGCGACTTGCTGGCAGACCCCGACATGCAGTTAACCGTCTCCGGTGTCGACGCTGGCCTGGATGATCACATTTATTTCAGTAAAGAAGCGTCCAGCGGTGGGCGCGGATTTGGCGGAGGTGGCTGCGGATGCAACTAA
- a CDS encoding TlpA family protein disulfide reductase — protein MVVSATLISRRCGVIVATLFCSALLSMPALALDTGPAPELSLPTKDGKISLSELRGKVVLLDFWASWCGPCRQSFPWMNEMQGKYENQGFEVVAVNVDQKPEAAAEFLSQIPATFTIAYDPEGKTPEAYEVMGMPSAYLIDRNGHIHSQHIGFHNDNKETYEAAIRSLLRVRN, from the coding sequence ATGGTTGTTTCTGCAACACTCATTTCTCGCCGGTGTGGCGTCATCGTCGCGACACTTTTCTGCTCGGCCCTTCTCAGTATGCCCGCCCTCGCACTGGACACAGGGCCAGCACCGGAGCTGAGCCTGCCCACAAAAGACGGCAAGATCAGCCTTTCTGAGTTGCGTGGCAAAGTTGTGCTGCTGGATTTCTGGGCATCCTGGTGCGGCCCGTGTCGCCAATCCTTCCCCTGGATGAACGAGATGCAGGGCAAGTATGAGAATCAGGGCTTTGAGGTAGTGGCCGTCAATGTCGACCAGAAACCAGAGGCCGCAGCGGAATTCCTGAGCCAGATACCGGCCACCTTTACCATCGCCTACGACCCCGAAGGCAAGACACCGGAGGCTTACGAGGTTATGGGCATGCCGAGTGCTTATCTGATTGATCGGAATGGTCATATCCACAGCCAGCACATTGGCTTCCATAACGACAACAAAGAAACCTATGAAGCAGCGATTCGCAGCCTTTTGCGCGTCCGGAACTGA
- a CDS encoding acyl-CoA thioesterase, which produces MTTDTTKDWTLEQFPARAYDKLRFADTDRQGHVNNAVFSTLIETGRVELIYDPQAPLASPGTSFVIASLNLQLRAEIHWPGIVDIGTAVTRVGNSSMQLYQGLFQNGVCCATAETVIVCVDDSTQKSTPLPDSARHTLAQYQTAEKKV; this is translated from the coding sequence ATGACAACTGACACAACTAAAGACTGGACACTGGAACAGTTTCCAGCCCGGGCTTATGACAAGCTGCGCTTCGCAGATACTGACCGACAGGGCCATGTAAACAACGCTGTATTTTCAACACTTATTGAAACCGGCCGAGTCGAACTGATCTATGACCCGCAGGCTCCTCTCGCCTCCCCCGGCACATCCTTTGTGATTGCCAGTCTCAACCTTCAGTTGCGCGCAGAAATTCATTGGCCAGGCATTGTAGATATTGGGACAGCCGTTACGCGTGTTGGCAACAGTTCCATGCAGCTATATCAGGGTCTCTTTCAGAACGGTGTTTGCTGTGCAACGGCGGAAACGGTGATTGTTTGCGTTGACGACAGCACGCAAAAGTCTACTCCGTTACCAGACTCCGCCCGGCACACTCTGGCTCAGTATCAAACTGCAGAAAAAAAGGTGTAA
- a CDS encoding 16S rRNA (uracil(1498)-N(3))-methyltransferase, whose protein sequence is MNLALLFDEDFVAQNRVVLRGRRLEHIKSILRVSTGDQLPVGRVNGQMGLGKVIKLTDSETELVVVLDQQPPTPLPLTLILAMPRPKMLRRILQTSATLGIKDIWLINSYKVEKSFWQTPWLSDENLRENLTLGLEQAKDTAMPRVHIRKLFKPFVEDELPALLKGKQALVAHPGTSAPCPTHLNSPTALCIGPEGGFTPYEVVKLEEAGCQSVHLGPRILRVETAVPVLVSRLFDACL, encoded by the coding sequence ATGAATCTGGCTTTACTGTTCGATGAAGACTTTGTTGCGCAGAATCGGGTGGTGCTGCGGGGCCGTCGACTCGAGCACATCAAATCCATTCTCCGCGTATCCACGGGGGATCAGCTACCGGTTGGTCGCGTAAACGGCCAGATGGGGCTGGGCAAGGTGATAAAACTCACCGATTCCGAAACAGAACTGGTTGTTGTCCTGGATCAGCAACCACCGACCCCACTGCCGCTTACGCTCATCCTCGCCATGCCCCGACCCAAAATGCTCCGCCGCATTCTGCAAACCAGCGCGACACTGGGCATCAAGGATATCTGGCTGATTAACAGCTACAAGGTGGAAAAAAGCTTCTGGCAGACGCCATGGCTGTCGGATGAAAACCTGCGGGAGAACCTGACCCTCGGGCTCGAGCAGGCAAAGGATACGGCCATGCCGCGCGTGCACATCCGCAAGCTGTTCAAACCCTTCGTGGAGGATGAACTGCCCGCCCTGTTGAAAGGCAAACAGGCCCTGGTTGCACACCCGGGCACCTCTGCGCCCTGCCCCACACACCTGAATAGTCCCACCGCGCTATGCATCGGCCCGGAAGGCGGCTTCACGCCCTACGAAGTGGTTAAACTGGAAGAGGCCGGATGCCAGAGCGTCCATCTGGGGCCGCGCATTCTCCGGGTGGAAACCGCTGTTCCGGTGCTCGTCAGCCGACTGTTTGACGCCTGCCTCTGA
- the tatC gene encoding twin-arginine translocase subunit TatC: MNAKTDGEKSDHQNTSFGQPEMPLVEHLLELRNRLLKMVLAVVICFAAIYPFANELYLWLSEPIRSLLPIGQTMIATDITSPFFAPLKLALFVSVFVAIPVILYQLWNFVAPGLYAHEKRLAFPLLFTSVLLFYLGAAFAYYVVFPLVFGFFTAIGPEGIVELPDISSYLNFVLKMFFAFGVAFEIPIATILLILSGATTPADLAAKRPYVVVGCFVIGMMLTPPDIISQTLLAVPMWILFELGILFGRLAKREVSEAEADEPPAG, translated from the coding sequence ATGAATGCAAAGACAGATGGTGAGAAGTCAGACCATCAGAACACCTCTTTCGGCCAACCGGAAATGCCACTGGTTGAACACCTGCTGGAACTTCGTAACCGTTTACTGAAAATGGTTCTGGCCGTGGTTATCTGTTTCGCGGCCATTTACCCCTTCGCCAACGAGCTGTATCTCTGGCTGTCCGAGCCTATTCGGTCACTGTTGCCGATCGGGCAGACCATGATCGCAACGGACATCACCTCACCGTTTTTCGCGCCCCTGAAACTGGCACTGTTCGTATCGGTCTTTGTCGCTATCCCGGTCATTCTTTACCAGCTCTGGAACTTTGTTGCGCCGGGGCTCTATGCCCATGAAAAGCGCCTCGCGTTCCCGCTGCTGTTTACCTCCGTTCTCCTGTTCTATCTGGGCGCCGCTTTTGCGTATTACGTGGTATTTCCTCTGGTGTTCGGCTTTTTTACGGCCATAGGCCCGGAAGGTATTGTTGAACTACCGGATATCAGCAGCTACCTGAATTTCGTGCTGAAGATGTTTTTCGCCTTTGGGGTAGCCTTTGAGATTCCCATTGCCACCATTCTGCTGATCCTGAGTGGCGCAACAACGCCGGCGGATCTGGCAGCAAAACGGCCTTACGTGGTGGTCGGCTGCTTTGTCATCGGAATGATGCTGACACCGCCAGACATTATCTCCCAGACACTTCTGGCTGTGCCCATGTGGATTCTGTTCGAGCTGGGCATTCTGTTTGGCCGGCTGGCCAAACGCGAAGTATCAGAGGCGGAAGCTGACGAGCCGCCTGCCGGATGA
- a CDS encoding phosphoribosyl-ATP diphosphatase: protein MSDVLENLARVLEARKSADPEKSYVASLHAKGLNKILEKVGEECTETLLAAKDAEHSGDTRAVISETADLWFHSMVMLSSLGLTPKDILDELAGRFDLSGLEEKASRSD, encoded by the coding sequence GTGAGCGATGTGCTGGAAAACTTGGCCCGGGTTCTGGAAGCCCGAAAATCAGCCGACCCGGAGAAATCCTACGTCGCCAGCCTCCATGCCAAAGGCCTGAACAAGATTCTGGAAAAGGTCGGCGAAGAGTGTACAGAGACACTGCTGGCCGCCAAGGATGCCGAGCACTCGGGAGACACCCGGGCGGTGATCAGCGAAACTGCGGATCTCTGGTTTCACAGCATGGTAATGCTTTCCAGTCTGGGGCTGACTCCCAAGGATATTCTGGACGAGCTGGCCGGCCGGTTTGACCTGTCAGGACTTGAGGAAAAGGCTTCCCGGAGCGACTGA
- a CDS encoding FAD:protein FMN transferase, with the protein MITITVSDNDNPAKHPLPQLNGGQLAWQGRFEAMASPCEILLDGVNQKDAKQALALAARETWRLERKFSRYVSGNPVDRINRSKGEAVTVDDEMALMLDYATQCHDLSEGRFDITSGVLRQAWRFDGSDHLPEREDTDALLKLVGWNRLSWQRPQLTLPEGMEIDFGGIGKEYAVDRVLLNLRQSLPEGSSALVNFGGDLACSGPRTNGKAWIVGVEDHRKLSGSNETLSLRSGALATSGDSRRYLLRNGVRYGHILDPRTGWPVPDAPHSVTVAAPTCTLAGMLATFAMLQGIGAEHFLEQQGVQFWVQR; encoded by the coding sequence ATGATTACCATCACTGTCAGCGACAACGACAATCCTGCAAAACACCCTCTGCCCCAGCTCAACGGCGGGCAACTCGCCTGGCAAGGCCGCTTTGAAGCCATGGCCAGCCCCTGCGAAATACTGCTGGACGGCGTAAACCAAAAAGACGCCAAACAGGCACTCGCCTTAGCGGCCCGGGAAACCTGGCGGCTGGAGCGAAAGTTCTCCCGCTACGTTTCCGGAAACCCCGTTGACCGGATTAACCGTAGCAAGGGGGAGGCGGTTACCGTGGATGATGAGATGGCCTTGATGCTGGACTATGCAACCCAGTGCCATGACCTCAGTGAGGGCCGGTTCGACATCACCTCCGGAGTGCTGCGCCAGGCATGGCGCTTTGATGGCAGCGACCATCTCCCTGAACGGGAAGACACCGATGCACTACTCAAACTGGTCGGCTGGAACAGGCTTTCCTGGCAACGCCCACAACTGACTCTGCCGGAAGGAATGGAGATCGATTTCGGCGGCATCGGCAAGGAATACGCGGTAGACCGGGTATTGCTGAACCTGAGACAGTCGCTGCCAGAAGGCAGTTCCGCTCTGGTGAACTTTGGCGGTGACCTGGCCTGTAGTGGGCCCAGAACCAATGGCAAGGCATGGATTGTCGGCGTGGAAGATCACCGGAAGCTGTCAGGCAGCAACGAAACTCTGTCATTGCGCAGCGGTGCTTTGGCAACCAGCGGTGACAGCCGTCGATATCTGTTGAGGAACGGTGTGCGCTACGGCCACATTCTCGACCCCCGTACCGGTTGGCCGGTACCCGACGCCCCTCACAGCGTTACAGTGGCGGCGCCAACCTGCACGCTGGCCGGTATGCTGGCAACCTTCGCCATGCTCCAGGGTATCGGGGCAGAGCACTTTCTGGAACAGCAGGGTGTTCAGTTCTGGGTGCAGCGCTGA
- the hisI gene encoding phosphoribosyl-AMP cyclohydrolase — protein MKDLSVNLGTLDWLEAIRWTADGLVPAIAQDAVTGDILMMAWMNRESLRLTAEEGQAVYWSRSRGKLWRKGETSGHQQVVKDIRLDCDEDVILLKVEQKGGIACHTGRRSCFYRSLKDGQWASIEPVIKDPDAIYRKN, from the coding sequence ATGAAAGACTTATCTGTTAATCTAGGCACTCTTGACTGGCTTGAAGCCATTCGCTGGACAGCCGATGGCCTGGTTCCGGCGATCGCCCAGGATGCTGTCACCGGCGACATTCTGATGATGGCCTGGATGAACCGTGAGTCGCTTCGTCTCACTGCCGAAGAAGGTCAGGCGGTTTACTGGTCGCGATCACGAGGTAAACTCTGGCGCAAAGGTGAGACTTCCGGACACCAGCAGGTGGTGAAAGATATTCGCCTCGATTGTGATGAGGATGTGATATTACTTAAGGTGGAGCAAAAGGGCGGCATTGCCTGCCATACTGGCCGGCGCAGCTGTTTTTACCGGTCCCTGAAAGACGGCCAGTGGGCCAGTATTGAACCCGTTATTAAAGATCCGGATGCCATTTATCGTAAAAACTGA
- the tatA gene encoding twin-arginine translocase TatA/TatE family subunit, which produces MGISIWQLLIVLGIVILLFGTKKLRNIGTDLGGAIRGFKKSMGDDDTKSDDPDSLEGQAEEQTRQTTEEKSGDKTKS; this is translated from the coding sequence ATGGGCATTAGTATCTGGCAACTTCTTATCGTACTCGGCATTGTTATCCTGTTGTTCGGAACCAAGAAACTGCGCAACATCGGCACCGACCTTGGTGGCGCCATTCGTGGCTTCAAGAAGTCCATGGGCGATGACGATACCAAATCCGACGACCCGGACTCTCTGGAAGGTCAAGCCGAGGAGCAGACCCGGCAGACGACTGAAGAGAAGTCCGGGGATAAAACCAAAAGCTGA
- the tatB gene encoding Sec-independent protein translocase protein TatB, whose amino-acid sequence MFDIGFLELLICGVIALLVLGPERLPTAARAAGRWVGRARRMVSQFTSELDSQLKADELRKELRDAGGVGLDDVQKTVRGALDEAKKYEHMIRSDKPGDMLKHNKQTVTDQSQKSDATAESGVNEPDQQAAAQEPSDKPS is encoded by the coding sequence ATGTTTGATATCGGCTTTCTTGAGCTGCTGATCTGCGGCGTTATTGCTTTATTGGTGCTTGGCCCCGAACGGCTGCCAACGGCTGCTCGCGCGGCCGGGCGCTGGGTTGGCCGTGCCCGCCGCATGGTTAGCCAGTTTACCTCAGAGCTCGACAGCCAGCTGAAAGCCGATGAGCTCAGGAAAGAGCTCCGCGACGCCGGCGGCGTAGGCTTGGATGACGTTCAGAAAACCGTGCGCGGAGCTCTGGACGAAGCCAAGAAGTATGAGCACATGATCAGGTCGGACAAGCCAGGCGACATGTTGAAACACAACAAACAGACTGTGACTGACCAAAGCCAGAAAAGCGACGCAACCGCAGAATCCGGTGTAAACGAACCGGATCAACAGGCCGCCGCGCAAGAACCGTCGGATAAGCCTTCATGA
- a CDS encoding DUF808 domain-containing protein, with protein MAGTSLLALIDDIATILDDVSLMTKAATKKTAGVLGDDLALNAQQVTGVKPARELPVVWAVAKGSMINKAILVPAAVAISFFVPWLVTPLLMLGGAFLCFEGAEKLAHKFLHAKEDGQHKKELREALKKPDVDLKVLEKQKIKGAIRTDFILSAEIIAITLGVVTGQGIVMQFAVLSVVAVMITICVYGLVAGIVKLDDGGLYLTQKDSEFAQKVGRGILWLAPYMMKTLSILGTIAMFLVGGGILVHGIPPVYNAIEDFAVASGGLSTTLIPMLANGLLGLLAGALLVAVITPLLRMWEARSEAS; from the coding sequence ATGGCAGGAACCAGCCTACTCGCCCTCATCGATGATATAGCCACGATTCTTGATGATGTTTCGTTGATGACCAAAGCGGCCACTAAAAAAACCGCGGGCGTGCTTGGTGACGACCTTGCCCTGAACGCACAACAGGTAACCGGTGTGAAGCCTGCGCGGGAGTTGCCTGTGGTCTGGGCGGTTGCCAAAGGCTCGATGATTAATAAGGCAATACTGGTGCCGGCCGCTGTCGCGATCAGTTTTTTTGTACCCTGGCTGGTCACTCCGCTGTTGATGCTTGGTGGGGCTTTTCTGTGTTTTGAAGGGGCTGAAAAACTGGCCCATAAGTTTTTGCACGCAAAGGAAGATGGCCAGCACAAAAAAGAGCTACGTGAGGCCCTGAAAAAGCCTGATGTGGATCTGAAAGTTCTGGAAAAGCAAAAGATTAAAGGCGCTATCCGAACGGATTTCATTCTGTCTGCGGAGATCATTGCCATCACTCTCGGAGTGGTAACGGGTCAGGGCATCGTTATGCAGTTTGCTGTGCTGTCAGTGGTGGCTGTGATGATCACCATCTGTGTTTATGGGCTGGTTGCGGGTATTGTGAAACTGGACGATGGCGGCCTGTACCTGACCCAGAAGGACAGTGAGTTCGCGCAAAAAGTAGGGCGAGGCATTCTTTGGCTGGCGCCTTACATGATGAAAACCTTGTCGATTCTCGGCACGATTGCCATGTTCCTGGTGGGTGGTGGCATTCTGGTGCATGGGATACCGCCGGTTTATAATGCTATTGAAGACTTTGCCGTGGCTTCGGGGGGTCTCTCCACCACGCTGATTCCCATGCTGGCAAACGGCTTGCTCGGCTTGCTGGCGGGTGCGTTGCTGGTGGCGGTGATTACACCCCTGCTCCGGATGTGGGAAGCCAGATCAGAGGCTTCCTGA